The Chryseobacterium tructae genome has a window encoding:
- a CDS encoding outer membrane beta-barrel family protein — MNKTLLFLCFPIMMMAQKQKIAGTVMNTENEKLSAVNVILYNSRNELIKELKTDGNGGFMLEDIKEQNIKLVIKNNGYSLFEKNLDLEKPEALQIILRKETKEIEGVVMTKRKPLIKRKIDRLEFNVENSNISSLNAWEILKNTPNVAVNNNVLTVKGSAGILVTINDKKVMLTGDELKNLLENTQGDEVKSVEVITNPPAKYEASGSAVLNIVMKKNKIEGYRGILSSKYIQTQYAKAVFGLSQYYKKDKLSVMASYYKGMGTYLREGSDYVYYPESQTRWVSTMNRKDKNTNQNTLNFNVEYELDSLTNLSLNYSGYFSPKSHGIYDVPTAIYNNQEVIESHYRTLNDHESSSINNSLSFQVDRKLNKKSNLSWVNYFTSNNAKKYQNVATHLNFAGEAPREENFMTQNKADVQLYSTQLDYQWKGEKLELESGAKYSFVKTKSTLDFSDNENGFIEYRPEKSSIFDYKEYNFALYSSLAYNIGKWSFKGGLRAEMTDLEGVVSEPYEQNKSNYWSFFPTFYAQYTTENKHEFGFSYGKRISRPNYSWLNPAKSYYNLFSYFQGDPQLKATIIHNLNLSYSWKDWHLDLYYRKELYPSMEISYQVPETNNVVYHFTNIEKGQAFGLSLYKNVQIKPWWNIVVSENLEHNENYFNGVDGILHQNKVWNLMSNISANFTLDKTSDWKMEMGHRYYSPGVQGPFRISATWSAYFVMNRKFFNKKLEASFFVNDIFRTMGQKVVTKYANQDNYFLDYSDTQGVTLSLKYNFGNQAVKNAKTIRKTSEQERL, encoded by the coding sequence ATGAACAAAACTCTTCTTTTTCTGTGCTTTCCCATAATGATGATGGCTCAAAAACAAAAAATTGCAGGTACGGTGATGAACACCGAAAATGAAAAACTTTCAGCAGTGAATGTAATCCTTTACAATTCCAGAAATGAATTAATTAAAGAATTAAAAACTGATGGAAATGGAGGTTTCATGCTGGAAGATATCAAAGAACAAAATATAAAGCTGGTGATAAAGAATAATGGATATTCTTTATTTGAAAAGAATCTGGATTTGGAAAAGCCTGAAGCGTTACAAATTATTCTAAGAAAAGAAACGAAAGAGATCGAAGGAGTGGTCATGACTAAACGAAAACCGTTGATCAAAAGAAAAATTGACCGTCTTGAATTTAATGTGGAGAATAGTAATATTTCATCACTCAATGCATGGGAAATTTTAAAGAATACCCCGAATGTAGCTGTAAATAATAATGTTCTCACAGTAAAAGGGAGTGCAGGGATTTTGGTAACAATCAATGATAAAAAAGTAATGCTGACTGGCGATGAACTTAAAAATCTTTTGGAAAATACGCAGGGAGACGAAGTGAAATCTGTAGAAGTGATTACCAATCCACCTGCAAAATACGAAGCTTCAGGAAGTGCAGTGCTTAATATTGTTATGAAAAAGAACAAAATTGAAGGCTATCGTGGAATTTTGTCTTCAAAATATATTCAAACGCAATATGCAAAGGCTGTTTTCGGACTGTCTCAATATTATAAGAAGGATAAGCTCTCCGTTATGGCAAGCTATTATAAGGGAATGGGAACCTATCTCCGTGAAGGATCTGACTATGTTTATTATCCCGAAAGCCAGACCAGATGGGTGAGTACGATGAATAGGAAGGATAAAAACACTAACCAGAATACTCTGAATTTTAATGTGGAATACGAATTGGACAGTTTGACCAATTTGAGCCTCAACTATTCAGGGTATTTTTCTCCAAAATCTCATGGAATCTACGATGTGCCTACCGCCATCTACAACAATCAGGAAGTCATAGAATCTCATTATAGAACCCTGAACGATCATGAATCAAGTTCCATTAATAATTCTCTTAGCTTTCAGGTAGATCGAAAGTTGAATAAAAAGAGCAATCTATCCTGGGTCAATTATTTTACCAGCAACAATGCCAAAAAATACCAGAATGTAGCCACCCATTTAAATTTTGCAGGCGAGGCTCCCAGAGAAGAAAATTTCATGACCCAAAATAAAGCCGATGTGCAGCTGTATTCTACTCAACTGGATTATCAATGGAAAGGGGAAAAACTAGAACTGGAATCAGGAGCAAAGTATAGTTTTGTAAAGACAAAAAGTACGCTTGATTTCTCTGACAATGAAAATGGATTTATAGAATACAGACCTGAAAAAAGCAGTATTTTTGATTATAAAGAATATAATTTTGCCTTGTATTCTTCTCTAGCATACAATATAGGAAAATGGAGCTTTAAAGGTGGGCTTCGTGCGGAAATGACAGACCTCGAAGGAGTTGTTTCTGAACCTTATGAGCAAAATAAAAGTAACTACTGGAGCTTTTTTCCTACTTTTTATGCACAATACACCACCGAAAATAAACATGAGTTTGGTTTTTCCTATGGCAAAAGAATCAGCAGACCTAATTATTCATGGCTGAATCCGGCAAAGTCTTATTATAATCTGTTCTCTTATTTTCAGGGAGATCCACAATTGAAGGCAACCATTATTCATAATCTTAACCTTTCTTATTCCTGGAAAGACTGGCATCTTGATCTGTATTACCGTAAAGAATTATATCCATCTATGGAAATCTCTTATCAGGTGCCGGAAACCAATAATGTAGTTTACCATTTTACCAATATTGAAAAAGGACAGGCATTTGGACTAAGCTTGTACAAAAATGTCCAGATAAAACCCTGGTGGAATATAGTAGTCTCTGAAAACCTGGAACACAACGAAAATTATTTTAATGGAGTAGATGGTATTCTGCATCAGAATAAGGTTTGGAATTTGATGTCTAATATCTCTGCCAATTTTACATTAGATAAAACTAGTGATTGGAAAATGGAAATGGGACATCGCTATTATTCGCCGGGGGTTCAGGGGCCTTTCAGGATTTCTGCTACCTGGTCTGCTTATTTTGTAATGAATCGAAAGTTCTTTAATAAAAAGCTGGAAGCATCATTTTTTGTCAATGATATCTTTAGAACAATGGGGCAGAAAGTAGTTACCAAATATGCCAATCAGGATAATTATTTCCTGGATTATTCGGATACTCAAGGGGTCACATTATCTCTTAAATATAACTTTGGAAACCAAGCTGTGAAGAACGCAAAAACGATTAGAAAAACATCAGAACAGGAGAGGCTTTAG